A DNA window from Mesorhizobium sp. C432A contains the following coding sequences:
- a CDS encoding MFS transporter — protein sequence MNRIIPLILAVALFMENMDSTVIATSLPAIAVDIHTSPIALKLALTAYLVSLAIFIPISGWMADRFGAKNVFRAAIGVFIVGSVACAISNSLPAFVVSRFLQGIGGAMMTPVGRLVLVRATPKSELVAAMSWLTVPALVGPLVGPPIGGFITTYFTWHWIFLINVPIGLIGIWLATRFLPQTDSMETPPLDFVGFVLSGLAASGVVFGLSVVSLPYLPPATGLITVAVGLVSGVLYLLHARRAQNPLLALELFRNQVFRSSVLGGSLFRIGIGAVPFLLPLMFQIGFGLTPFQSGMITFVSAIGAIGMKFVTALIFRLAGFRRVLIWGSLIAAASIAIYGLFTPDTPYALMLAMLLVGGFIRSMFFTGVNALSYAEVSAEDTSKATPIAAVFQQLSIALGVALAGGILEVSTSIHGGPLVLSDFHIAFFIVAAVSAAASVSFMRLAPDAGNAVSGHGRLTTPKTLEPVSTAGK from the coding sequence TTGAACCGCATCATTCCGCTCATTCTGGCGGTCGCCTTGTTCATGGAAAACATGGATTCGACCGTCATTGCGACATCGCTGCCGGCGATTGCCGTCGACATCCACACCAGCCCGATCGCGCTCAAGCTGGCGCTGACCGCCTATCTGGTGTCGCTGGCGATCTTCATTCCGATCAGCGGCTGGATGGCCGACCGGTTCGGCGCCAAGAACGTGTTTCGCGCAGCGATTGGCGTGTTCATCGTCGGCTCGGTCGCCTGCGCCATCTCCAATTCGCTGCCGGCCTTCGTCGTCTCGCGCTTCCTGCAAGGCATAGGCGGCGCCATGATGACGCCGGTCGGCCGCCTGGTGCTGGTGCGCGCGACGCCGAAAAGCGAGCTGGTTGCCGCCATGTCATGGCTGACGGTGCCGGCACTGGTCGGGCCGCTTGTCGGCCCACCGATCGGCGGCTTCATCACCACCTATTTCACCTGGCACTGGATCTTCCTCATCAACGTGCCGATCGGCCTGATCGGCATCTGGCTGGCAACGCGCTTCCTGCCGCAGACCGACTCGATGGAGACGCCACCGCTCGATTTCGTCGGCTTCGTGCTGAGCGGACTGGCGGCCTCCGGCGTCGTCTTCGGCCTGTCGGTGGTCAGCCTTCCCTATCTGCCGCCGGCGACCGGCCTCATCACCGTGGCGGTTGGGCTGGTGTCCGGCGTGCTCTATCTCCTGCATGCGCGCAGGGCGCAAAATCCATTGCTGGCGCTGGAACTGTTCCGCAACCAGGTGTTCCGCTCCTCCGTGCTCGGCGGTTCGCTGTTTCGCATCGGCATCGGCGCGGTGCCTTTCCTGCTGCCGCTGATGTTCCAGATCGGCTTCGGGCTGACGCCTTTCCAGTCGGGCATGATCACCTTCGTCTCGGCCATCGGCGCCATCGGCATGAAGTTCGTCACAGCTCTGATCTTCCGGCTCGCCGGCTTCCGCCGGGTGCTGATCTGGGGCTCGCTGATCGCCGCCGCATCGATCGCCATCTACGGGCTGTTCACGCCGGACACGCCTTACGCGCTGATGCTGGCCATGTTGCTGGTCGGCGGCTTCATCCGCTCGATGTTCTTCACCGGCGTCAACGCGCTCTCCTATGCCGAGGTGTCGGCCGAAGACACCAGCAAGGCGACGCCGATCGCGGCGGTGTTCCAGCAGCTATCGATCGCGCTCGGCGTGGCGCTTGCCGGCGGCATTCTGGAAGTCTCGACTTCGATCCATGGCGGACCGCTGGTGCTCTCCGACTTTCACATCGCCTTCTTCATCGTGGCGGCGGTGTCGGCGGCAGCGTCCGTGTCATTCATGCGGCTGGCGCCGGATGCCGGCAATGCCGTGTCGGGACATGGCCGGCTGACGACGCCGAAGACGCTGGAGCCGGTGAGCACGGCTGGGAAGTAA